The Limanda limanda chromosome 13, fLimLim1.1, whole genome shotgun sequence genome has a window encoding:
- the LOC133018114 gene encoding C-C chemokine receptor type 3-like, translating into MGDEDQYESFLELFNDSNTTDPSYVGSKTVKICSKEIVNYFGERFIPVFYYVIFILSYFGNGLVLFIIYQYEKLNTVTNVFLLNLVLSNILFATSLPFWATYHQSEWIFGSFLCKMVSSAYFIGFYSSILFLTLMTFDRYLAVVHAVAAAKSRKKAYAIVGSVAVWCISVVASIKELVLQNVSKNPFSGLMCEESGFPESTMERWRLVSYYQQFLLFFLLPLFMVMYCYISITVRILSIRMKEKCRAIKLIFVIILTFFACWTPYNIIILIQAIQISSTKEDDDLCSESDSLDYALYVTRNIAFLYCCISPVFYTFVGKKFQRHFRRLVAKKIPCLKRHISLSSQSTKTTSQRTPHSAYDY; encoded by the coding sequence ATGGGCGATGAAGACCAATATGAGAGCTTCCTGGAACTGTTCAATGACAGTAACACGACCGACCCGAGCTATGTGGGCTCCAAAACAGTTAAGATCTGTTCGAAGGAAATTGTCAACTACTTTGGGGAAAGATTCATCCCGGTTTTCTACTATGTCATCTTCATCCTGAGTTACTTTGGCAACGGGCTTGTCCTCTTCATCATCTATCAGTATGAAAAACTTAACACAGTGACAAACGTCTTCCTCCTGAACTTGGTCCTTTCCAACATTCTCTTTGCCACCAGTCTCCCCTTCTGGGCGACATACCATCAGTCAGAGTGGATTTTTGGCTCGTTTCTGTGTAAGATGGTCAGCAGCGCCTACTTTATTGGCTTCTACAGCTCCATTCTCTTCCTCACACTCATGACATTTGACCGATACCTTGCAGTGGTGCATGCAGTGGCAGCTGCCAAGAGCAGGAAAAAGGCATATGCCATTGTTGGGTCAGTAGCGGTTTGGTGTATAAGTGTTGTAGCCAGCATAAAAGAGCTGGTTCTCCAGAATGTGTCGAAAAATCCGTTCAGTGGACTCATGTGTGAGGAGTCAGGATTTCCTGAAAGTACAATGGAGCGCTGGCGTCTGGTCAGTTATTACCAACAATTCctcctgtttttcctcctccctctgttcatGGTGATGTACTGCTACATCAGCATCACTGTCCGTATCCTGTCTATCCGCATGAAGGAGAAGTGCCGCGCCATCAAGCTCATATTTGTCATCATTCTCACTTTCTTCGCTTGCTGGACACCCTACAACATCATCATTCTCATCCAAGCTATACAGATTTCCAGCACCAAAGAGGATGATGACCTGTGTAGTGAATCTGATAGTTTGGACTATGCCTTGTATGTCACCCGGAACATCGCATTTCTGTATTGTTGTATCAGTCCAGTGTTTTATACTTTTGTGGGAAAGAAGTTCCAGAGACACTTCAGAAGGCTAGTGGCAAAGAAGATCCCCTGTCTGAAGAGACATATCAGCCTCAGCAGCCAGAGCACCAAAACCACATCACAGCGGACACCACACTCTGCTTATGATTACTAa